From a single Eremothecium sinecaudum strain ATCC 58844 chromosome III, complete sequence genomic region:
- the HEM15 gene encoding ferrochelatase HEM15 (Syntenic homolog of Ashbya gossypii AGR272W; Syntenic homolog of Saccharomyces cerevisiae YOR176W (HEM15)), which translates to MLAMLRKLMPAIRMRGGNWCGLSNSAISTSAMSASTMSTSTMSVKSAGSSVKGGTGIVFMNMGGPEKTSETYNFLFRLFSDYDLIPISPRYQHIIARFIAKFRTPKIAQQYDEIGGGSPIRKWSEYQVSRVCEIMDKRCPETAPHRPYVAFRYANPLTDETYKKMLDDGVERAIAFSQYPQFSYATTGSSLNELWREQQKVDPNHQIKWSVIDRWPTNRGLIKAFAGNIKKKLEEFPEEVRKNVIVLFSAHSLPMDIVNTGDAYPAEVAATVYAVMQELEFCNTYRLVWQSQVGPKPWLGAQTATIVEKLSEKVDGIVIVPIAFTSDHIETLHEVDLGMIEESKFKHKIKRCESLNGNETFIEGMADLVESHLKKGEPYSKQLPLDFMLGNSSSPLPHPSDLFGQPKKH; encoded by the coding sequence ATGCTTGCGATGCTGCGTAAATTGATGCCAGCTATCCGTATGCGTGGTGGTAATTGGTGTGGGCTCTCAAATTCGGCGATTTCGACGTCTGCTATGTCTGCTTCTACAATGTCGACCTCTACAATGTCGGTAAAATCTGCAGGAAGCAGTGTCAAAGGTGGTACTGGAATAGTATTCATGAATATGGGTGGACCAGAAAAGACCTCTGAAACATACAACTTTCTTTTTAGATTATTCTCTGACTACGATTTGATACCTATCAGCCCAAGATACCAGCATATTATTGCTAGGTTTATTGCTAAGTTCCGGACTCCTAAAATCGCACAACAATATGATGAGATAGGTGGTGGTTCTCCTATTAGAAAATGGTCTGAGTACCAGGTCTCTAGAGTTTGTGAGATTATGGATAAGAGGTGCCCAGAAACTGCGCCACATAGGCCATATGTCGCTTTTCGCTATGCTAATCCTTTGACTGATGAGACGTATAAGAAGATGCTGGATGATGGGGTTGAGAGAGCTATTGCCTTTTCTCAATACCCACAATTTTCCTATGCCACTACTGGGTCCAGTTTGAATGAGTTGTGGAGGGAACAGCAGAAAGTAGATCCTAACCATCAAATCAAGTGGTCCGTCATTGACAGATGGCCCACAAATCGTGGGCTTATTAAAGCGTTTGCAGGGAACATTAAGAAGAAGTTAGAAGAATTTCCAGAGGAAGTTCGTAAAAATGTGATCGTGTTGTTCTCTGCTCACTCTTTGCCTATGGACATTGTTAACACTGGTGATGCATACCCTGCTGAAGTTGCTGCTACTGTTTATGCTGTCATGCAAGAGCTGGAGTTCTGTAACACCTATAGATTGGTTTGGCAGTCACAGGTTGGTCCTAAACCATGGTTGGGTGCCCAGACAGCTACTATTGTGGAGAAATTAAGTGAGAAAGTAGACGGTATTGTAATTGTTCCTATTGCGTTCACTTCTGATCACATTGAAACTTTACATGAAGTTGATCTTGGGATGATCGAAGAGTCCAAGTTTAAGCACAAAATAAAGAGATGTGAATCGTTGAACGGGAATGAGACATTCATTGAAGGTATGGCCGATCTCGTAGAATCCCACCTAAAGAAAGGGGAACCTTATTCCAAACAACTCCCATTGGACTTTATGTTAGGTAACTCTTCATCCCCATTGCCTCATCCATCTGATCTATTTGGCCAACCGAAGAAACACTAA
- the ALE1 gene encoding lysophospholipid acyltransferase (Syntenic homolog of Ashbya gossypii AGR271C; Syntenic homolog of Saccharomyces cerevisiae YOR175C (ALE1)), protein MYTKVGIWLLLSFPLNAVYKRLPDDGIRLKSWYIISVSLILLKTFFGVFRGIAPLLISTLFTYFLTKFNRSKYMPCVNFVVCMAYLALNHIRAQYFGDENVYAITGAQMVLVMKLTSFAWSYYDGAESHLEKLNNHSRRYMIVKHPDLVRFIAYALFYPTLLTGPTCEFADFDDWLTCKIFSGLPEDKKLNKNSGGKYPARKIPYSGYDAMIMASKGIIWLALTVVLTSIIDVDYLDTADFKEKSFFIKIHMLYFLGFTMRLKYYAAWVIAEASCVECGLDFLEYDEKEKKIIWGRVCNVDPIKFELAQNAKSCLDAWNKGTNKWLKNHVFLRAVPLGKEPGFRPALLTFATSAFWHGIRPGYYLSFISAAFFQTVGKIYRRNFRPLFLQRDGVSPKRSKIFYDIFTFWATQLAFGYMVQPFLILDLKKSLECWREVYYYVHVVIIVTLVVFKGPFGKRVSAFLNRYKLSKQPKK, encoded by the coding sequence ATGTATACTAAAGTGGGAATTTGGTTGTTGTTGTCGTTTCCGTTGAATGCAGTATACAAACGCCTTCCAGATGATGGTATTCGCCTGAAAAGTTGGTATATCATTTCGGTAAGCCTAATCCTTTTGAAGACTTTTTTCGGAGTTTTTAGAGGTATTGCACCGTTACTTATAAGCACTCTTTTCACTTACTTCCTTACAAAGTTCAATCGATCCAAATATATGCCATGTGTTAACTTTGTCGTTTGTATGGCATATCTAGCTTTGAACCACATACGAGCACAATACTTCGGTGATGAAAATGTTTATGCGATTACTGGCGCGCAGATGGTACTGGTTATGAAGTTGACTTCATTTGCATGGTCTTATTACGACGGTGCCGAATCTCACTTGGAGAAACTTAATAATCATTCCAGACGCTATATGATTGTTAAGCACCCTGATCTTGTCAGATTCATAGCCTATGCATTATTCTATCCTACATTACTCACTGGCCCTACTTGCGAATTTGCAGATTTTGACGACTGGCTAACTTGTAAAATATTCAGTGGTCTTCCTGAAGACAAGAAGTTAAATAAAAATAGTGGCGGAAAGTATCCTGCAAGAAAGATACCATACTCTGGCTATGACGCTATGATAATGGCATCCAAGGGTATTATTTGGCTAGCTCTAACAGTAGTTCTAACATCTATAATTGATGTGGACTACTTGGATACTGCTGATTTCAAAGAAAAATCATTCTTTATTAAAATTCACATGTTATATTTCTTGGGATTCACGATGAGATTAAAGTATTACGCTGCGTGGGTGATCGCAGAAGCATCCTGTGTCGAATGTGGTCTCGACTTTTTGGAGTATGACgaaaaggagaagaaaATTATATGGGGTAGGGTCTGTAACGTAGATCCCATAAAATTTGAGTTGGCACAGAACGCTAAGTCATGCTTGGATGCATGGAACAAGGGCACCAACAAATGGCTGAAAAACCATGTGTTCTTACGTGCTGTACCTCTTGGTAAAGAGCCAGGCTTTCGCCCTGCTCTGCTGACATTTGCAACCTCCGCCTTCTGGCATGGAATAAGACCTGGATACTATTTGAGTTTCATAAGCGCAGCCTTTTTCCAAACCGTTGGGAAGATTTATAGAAGAAATTTTCGGCCGCTATTTCTGCAGCGTGATGGCGTTAGCCCAAAGCGATCAAAGATATTCTACGATATTTTTACATTCTGGGCAACTCAGCTAGCGTTTGGTTATATGGTTCAACCATTTCTTATATTGGATTTGAAAAAATCTCTTGAATGTTGGCGCGAGGTTTACTACTATGTGCATGTTGTAATAATTGTAACACTAGTGGTTTTCAAAGGACCCTTTGGAAAACGTGTTAGTGCCTTCTTGAATAGATATAAACTCTCTAAGCAGCCCAAAAAATAG
- the MED4 gene encoding Med4p (Syntenic homolog of Ashbya gossypii AGR270W; Syntenic homolog of Saccharomyces cerevisiae YOR174W (MED4)), translating to MNPLQSVNKSNTPRAVPSALPIMASSSSLHSFSSSQQEPTSGEQSKLQKVEIYNDLCNYEEVLQRLVVSVDKFSPDVKAARELIEVDSKLYSDLAKFPEFDSIDSELKKLDEESKEIDDRTCKILGILNDCYNELNALPMVEQVIFEMETMKKQKEKINSKLLLEYAMKLAKFTRIPPAFNKDVIRPNNFIWPAEDAIRRGMLAVASLKSKELTRIPGKEDLTVGIDSEEQEHEEESQVNDDIQNKKEKNVEDSQPNNGSFEFSAINTAKNEVSRDPESEGREDGDASIDLDLDLFNPDEFCPFRP from the coding sequence ATGAATCCATTGCAGTCTGTAAACAAATCTAACACACCGAGAGCCGTACCGAGTGCACTACCGATTATGGCAAGCTCCAGTTCATTGCATTCTTTTTCCTCTTCGCAGCAAGAACCGACTTCTGGAGAACAGTCGAAGCTTCAAAAAGTTGAAATATACAATGATTTGTGTAATTATGAGGAAGTTCTACAGAGACTAGTTGTTTCGGTTGATAAATTCAGTCCAGATGTTAAAGCTGCCAGAGAACTTATAGAAGTAGACTCTAAATTATACTCCGATCTGGCCAAATTCCCGGAATTTGATTCGATTGATTCAGAGTTAAAAAAGCTGGACGAAGAATCAAAAGAAATAGACGACCGTACTTGTAAGATACTTGGTATTTTAAACGATTGCTATAATGAACTCAATGCATTGCCCATGGTCGAACAAGTTATTTTTGAAATGGAAACTATGAAAAAACAGAAGGAGAAGATTAATTCTAAGTTGCTCTTAGAATACGCTATGAAACTGGCGAAATTCACTAGAATACCGCCTGCGTTTAATAAAGATGTAATCCGCCCAAATAATTTTATATGGCCGGCTGAGGATGCTATAAGGAGGGGCATGTTAGCTGTTGCATCTCTAAAATCTAAAGAGTTGACGAGAATACCTGGAAAGGAAGACTTAACCGTAGGGATTGATTCAGAAGAACAGGAACATGAAGAGGAATCGCAGGTTAATGATGATATACAAAATAAAAAGGAAAAAAATGTTGAAGACTCTCAACCAAATAATGGTTCATTTGAATTTAGTGCAATAAATACCGCTAAAAACGAGGTTTCCAGAGATCCGGAAAGCGAAGGTCGTGAAGATGGAGATGCATCGATTGACCTAGACCTTGATTTGTTTAACCCGGATGAGTTCTGTCCATTCAGACCATAA
- the CMG1 gene encoding Cmg1p (Syntenic homolog of Ashbya gossypii AGR269W; Syntenic homolog of Saccharomyces cerevisiae YLR271W) — MSKRTRKALGFATDSSEDESHDFSIRHRRPKILQPPVLDIKALGELSAKSCSIRSPGVADNEDDSTILDVEEQLEDANQDEFELGIKANSNEGNEYAKLMPKGYKMLTKMGYKLGNSLGAQPEANNTTLKVQGQTTRQGIKLHSTYPNPESFAVDSAEFRDWSQQANSSKRKDAIFMKMQKLAFQMSGDADLLTEHPDPRDFNVLWRSYIVKLLQRTNPSHSEHKESELNPPSGDEELALFEELGIDEKISQLHNYLRVELRYCFYCGAKYADDEDLYLHCPGFKEEDHQ; from the coding sequence ATGTCTAAGCGAACCCGAAAAGCTTTGGGCTTTGCTACAGATAGCTCTGAAGACGAAAGTCATGATTTTAGTATTCGGCATAGACGGCCTAAAATTTTACAACCCCCCGTCTTAGATATCAAGGCGCTTGGAGAATTGTCTGCCAAGTCCTGTAGCATAAGATCACCAGGTGTCgctgataatgaagatgattCAACAATTTTAGATGTAGAAGAGCAACTAGAGGACGCTAATCAAGATGAATTTGAGTTAGGGATTAAGGCTAACTCAAATGAGGGGAACGAGTATGCGAAACTCATGCCAAAAGGATACAAAATGTTAACAAAAATGGGATATAAACTTGGTAACAGCCTTGGAGCACAACCAGAAGCTAATAATACTACTTTAAAAGTACAAGGACAGACTACACGTCAGGGTATAAAGCTGCACTCTACTTACCCAAATCCTGAATCTTTCGCTGTTGATTCCGCTGAGTTTCGTGACTGGAGTCAACAAGCAAATAGCAGCAAGCGCAAGGATGCAATTTTCATGAAAATGCAAAAATTGGCATTTCAAATGTCTGGAGATGCGGATTTGCTAACTGAGCATCCGGATCCTCGAGATTTTAATGTTTTGTGGAGAAGTTACATAGTTAAACTCCTACAGCGAACAAATCCTAGTCATTCGGAACATAAGGAAAGTGAACTTAACCCTCCATCAGGCGACGAAGAGCTGGCTCTATTCGAAGAACTTGGTATTGACGAAAAAATATCCCAACTGCACAATTATTTAAGGGTAGAACTTCGTTATTGCTTTTATTGCGGTGCAAAATATGCCGACGATGAAGATTTGTACTTACACTGTCCTGGATTCAAGGAAGAGGACCATCAGTAA
- a CDS encoding HCL034Cp (Syntenic homolog of Ashbya gossypii AGR268W; Syntenic homolog of Saccharomyces cerevisiae YLR270W (DCS1) and YOR173W (DCS2)), protein MTEFSERIKQFKLKRVLDSNPQTKFISLLGLIEGKDAIVTIEKTHFSVDKLHSRESELSSDLSHSNEEFSCIKSLKSISEICKNDIYFWGVSLLEQDAEKNPAAKVSLIWPATDVHIRKYDHQPVHVCRETPEIYERIVKPYIDEMVKGGRLQWVQNILHNGAESERVVYKDFVETSPEDGMLLLPDMKWDGISLESMYLVAIVYRTDIRSLRDLKPEHIDWLVSLNNKIRSVVPGCFNYSIRSDELRIFVHYQPSYYHFHIHIVNVKNPGLGDGIAAGKAILLEDIIESLRYLGPEGYSKRTMTYVIGENHDLWKRGLRDEVVKQLHADGIPKPPAAINDFSGQHSIPPL, encoded by the coding sequence ATGACTGAGTTTTCCGAGCGTATAAAACAATTTAAGCTGAAGCGAGTATTGGATTCAAATCCGCAAACTAAGTTCATCTCTCTATTGGGGTTGATTGAAGGTAAGGACGCTATTGTTACAATAGAAAAGACTCATTTTTCCGTTGATAAGTTACATTCAAGAGAAAGTGAACTTTCTTCGGACTTATCCCATTCTAATGAAGAGTTTTCTTGCATCAAGTCTCTTAAGAGTATCTCTGAAATTTGCAAAAACGATATTTACTTTTGGGGAGTTTCTTTATTAGAACAAGATGCTGAGAAAAACCCTGCTGCTAAGGTTAGTTTGATTTGGCCAGCTACAGACGTCCACATCCGCAAGTATGATCATCAACCAGTTCATGTGTGTCGTGAAACCCCAGAAATTTATGAAAGGATTGTGAAACCCTATATTGATGAAATGGTGAAGGGCGGCCGTTTGCAATGGGTTCAGAATATATTGCATAATGGAGCGGAATCAGAAAGGGTAGTGTATAAAGATTTTGTTGAGACTTCTCCAGAAGATGGTATGTTGCTTTTGCCTGATATGAAATGGGACGGAATAAGCTTGGAGTCTATGTACTTGGTAGCTATCGTGTACCGTACAGACATTAGGTCTTTGAGAGATTTGAAACCAGAGCACATCGATTGGCTTGTTAGCCTAAATAATAAGATCAGGAGCGTAGTCCCTGGTTGCTTCAATTACTCAATTAGGAGTGACGAATTGCGTATTTTTGTGCATTACCAGCCTTCTTACTATCACTTCCATATTCATATCGTAAATGTGAAAAACCCTGGTCTAGGTGATGGTATTGCTGCAGGTAAAGCTATATTACTAGAAGATATTATAGAGAGCTTGAGATACTTAGGCCCAGAGGGATACAGTAAGAGAACAATGACGTATGTTATTGGTGAAAATCATGATCTTTGGAAGCGAGGATTACGTGATGAGGTTGTGAAGCAACTGCATGCTGACGGTATCCCTAAACCGCCTGCTGCAATAAACGACTTTAGTGGTCAGCATTCAATACCTCCACTCTAA
- the SEC22 gene encoding SNAP receptor SEC22 (Syntenic homolog of Ashbya gossypii AGR267W; Syntenic homolog of Saccharomyces cerevisiae YLR268W (SEC22)): MIKSTLIFREDGLPFCSSVDDDTDPGLADQKKKVKVLVSRFTPTSANEATIESGAYEIHYIRHQTVVYLVIVEQGCPRNLAFAYLSDIRQEFEHNYGHEYLKADVRPYAFVSFDNFLEKTKKLYNDKRVQGSLDQLNNDLRGVREIMTKNIEDLLYRGDSLDRMSDLSATLRADSRKYRQSARQINWDLMLSQYGPIVLIALLVVGAIWWMFLR; the protein is encoded by the coding sequence ATGATCAAGTCGACACTGATCTTCAGGGAAGATGGATTACCGTTTTGCTCCTCAGTTGATGACGATACCGATCCCGGCCTAGCGGAccaaaagaagaaggtcAAAGTGCTAGTATCACGATTCACCCCAACTTCAGCGAATGAGGCGACAATTGAATCAGGTGCGTATGAAATACATTATATTCGGCACCAAACGGTAGTTTATCTGGTAATTGTTGAACAGGGCTGTCCTCGTAATCTGGCATTTGCATATCTAAGCGATATCCGCCAGGAATTTGAACATAACTATGGTCACGAATACCTCAAGGCCGACGTGAGACCTTACGCGTTCGTTTCCTTTGATAACTTTCTAGAGAAGACAAAGAAACTCTACAACGATAAACGTGTGCAAGGAAGTTTAGACCAGCTGAACAATGATCTTCGTGGAGTACGGGAGATCATGACAAAGAACATCGAGGACCTACTATACAGAGGAGACTCTCTGGACCGTATGAGTGATTTAAGCGCAACGTTACGTGCGGATTCTCGCAAGTACCGCCAGAGCGCTCGCCAAATTAATTGGGACCTGATGCTATCACAATATGGGCCAATAGTACTGATAGCTCTACTTGTGGTTGGTGCGATATGGTGGATGTTCTTACGTTAG
- the DDP1 gene encoding polyphosphatase DDP1 (Syntenic homolog of Ashbya gossypii AGR266C; Syntenic homolog of Saccharomyces cerevisiae YOR163W (DDP1)) — protein MSDFVRTAYSRVGREKQLYSPETGARMVAGSVALNSDKTKVIMVQSSVSKRNWVLPKGGIEVDEPDFEHTARRETWEEAGVVGDIVKYLGVIKDSRPNSGTHKPSEFHFYEMNVTELAPEYPEKEKRARGWFSYEAAYRELELANRPELIEALKRSGIVKCS, from the coding sequence ATGTCGGATTTCGTTCGCACTGCTTACTCTCGTGTTGGTCGAGAGAAACAGCTATATTCTCCCGAGACTGGTGCTCGAATGGTGGCTGGAAGTGTTGCACTTAATAGCGACAAGACCAAAGTGATCATGGTACAGTCTTCGGTCAGTAAACGTAATTGGGTTCTACCAAAAGGTGGCATAGAAGTGGATGAACCTGATTTTGAGCATACAGCTAGACGAGAAACTTGGGAAGAAGCTGGCGTTGTGGGTGACATTGTGAAGTACCTAGGCGTTATTAAAGACTCTAGACCAAACAGTGGTACGCATAAACCTTCTGAATTTCACTTCTACGAAATGAATGTTACAGAGCTTGCTCCCGAATACCCAGAGAAGGAAAAACGGGCTCGTGGTTGGTTTTCTTATGAGGCAGCATACCGAGAACTAGAACTGGCAAACCGTCCAGAGCTTATTGAAGCCCTTAAGCGATCTGGAATAGTTAAATGCAGCTAA